One Ignavibacteriota bacterium DNA segment encodes these proteins:
- the nosZ gene encoding Sec-dependent nitrous-oxide reductase, with product MKRQSPIPVAVLTIATLFALLLLAGCGPDKKGRSGGRSEARSDVQEAALKTYVAPGDLDEYYIFKSGGHSGQVYVYGIPSMRHIATIPVFAPYPATGYGFDKETKQMMGGFTWGDVHHPALSETGGEYDARWLFVNDNSNNRMARIDLRDFKTRQILGPIPNVSGNHGSTFVTENTEYILSASRFSIPLPKGRVESVQDYATKYNGVVCGISVDPKTGEMRVGWEVKMPPFNYDLGDAGKGPSHGWAFWTCYNSERATGKLEVTASQRDRDYIAAVNWKLVEQAVSAGKAKTMDGVQLLDPRDAPGAVFLLPVAKSPHGVDISPDGRYIIGSGKLQSITTVFTIERILAAIEKRDFTGDEDGIPVLNYDAVKEAEVNVGLGPLHTQFDDQGNAYTSLFVESAVAKWKLGTWEVLDKVPVSYNIGHLCAAEGDSRSPDGKYLVAMNKLSHGRHLNVGPSQPESSQLIDISGEKMALLYDAFTEPEPHNAQMIKADKLKPIEVYPKEENRHPKAIWDIKDARVTRNGRNVEVLMVAVRTSFEPTVIEVNQGDKVTIYITNIEQTTDELHGFGLNEYNLNIVADPGETKVIEFIADKPGVFPYYCTNFCSALHQEMQGYLLVRGNGTAARARTGGPGLAAQ from the coding sequence ATGAAACGACAGTCACCGATCCCGGTCGCAGTGCTTACGATCGCTACGCTCTTCGCTCTGTTGCTGCTTGCAGGGTGCGGGCCCGACAAGAAGGGGCGGAGCGGAGGACGGTCCGAAGCGCGGTCAGATGTTCAGGAGGCCGCACTGAAGACCTATGTGGCGCCCGGCGATCTGGATGAATACTACATCTTCAAATCCGGTGGCCACTCCGGACAGGTCTATGTCTACGGGATCCCCTCGATGCGCCATATCGCCACGATTCCGGTGTTCGCGCCCTACCCAGCGACGGGGTACGGCTTCGACAAGGAGACGAAGCAGATGATGGGCGGCTTCACCTGGGGCGATGTGCACCACCCTGCGCTGAGCGAAACGGGCGGCGAGTACGATGCGCGCTGGCTCTTCGTGAACGACAACAGCAACAACCGCATGGCGCGGATCGATCTGCGCGACTTCAAGACCAGGCAGATTCTTGGACCGATCCCGAACGTGTCCGGGAACCATGGATCCACATTCGTCACGGAGAACACGGAGTATATCCTGTCGGCCTCCCGGTTCTCGATCCCCTTGCCCAAGGGACGGGTTGAAAGCGTGCAGGACTACGCGACGAAATACAACGGCGTGGTATGCGGCATCAGCGTCGATCCGAAAACGGGGGAGATGCGGGTGGGATGGGAAGTGAAGATGCCGCCATTCAACTATGATCTGGGCGATGCCGGCAAGGGCCCGAGCCATGGCTGGGCATTCTGGACCTGCTACAACAGCGAGCGGGCGACGGGGAAGCTCGAGGTCACGGCGAGTCAGCGCGACAGGGACTACATCGCGGCGGTGAACTGGAAGCTCGTGGAACAGGCGGTCTCGGCGGGGAAAGCGAAAACGATGGATGGCGTGCAACTGCTTGACCCGAGGGATGCACCCGGTGCCGTGTTCCTGCTGCCGGTGGCGAAGTCCCCGCACGGGGTGGATATCAGTCCGGACGGACGCTATATCATCGGCAGCGGCAAACTGCAGAGCATCACGACGGTGTTCACCATCGAGCGGATCCTGGCCGCCATCGAGAAGAGGGATTTCACCGGCGATGAGGATGGGATCCCGGTCCTGAACTATGACGCTGTCAAAGAAGCCGAGGTGAATGTGGGGCTCGGACCGTTGCATACGCAGTTCGACGATCAGGGCAACGCATATACCTCGTTGTTTGTGGAAAGTGCCGTGGCGAAATGGAAACTGGGCACGTGGGAGGTCCTGGACAAGGTTCCGGTGTCGTACAATATCGGTCATCTCTGTGCCGCGGAGGGGGATTCGCGCAGTCCGGACGGCAAGTACCTCGTGGCGATGAACAAGCTCTCGCACGGCCGTCATTTGAATGTCGGTCCCTCGCAACCCGAATCCTCGCAGCTGATCGACATCAGCGGGGAGAAGATGGCGCTGCTGTACGATGCCTTCACCGAGCCCGAACCGCACAATGCACAGATGATCAAGGCGGACAAGCTGAAGCCGATCGAAGTGTATCCAAAGGAAGAGAACCGGCACCCGAAGGCGATCTGGGACATCAAGGATGCCCGCGTCACGCGCAATGGCAGGAACGTGGAGGTGCTGATGGTGGCGGTGCGGACCAGCTTCGAGCCGACGGTGATCGAGGTCAACCAGGGCGACAAGGTCACGATCTACATCACGAACATCGAGCAGACGACGGACGAACTGCACGGCTTCGGGCTGAATGAGTACAACCTGAATATCGTGGCCGATCCCGGCGAGACCAAGGTGATCGAGTTCATCGCGGACAAACCGGGGGTGTTTCCGTACTACTGCACGAACTTCTGCTCCGCACTGCACCAGGAGATGCAGGGATATCTGCTGGTGCGCGGCAACGGAACGGCGGCCCGCGCCCGCACCGGTGGCCCCGGACTGGCCGCTCAGTGA
- a CDS encoding c-type cytochrome, which yields MPDTKHGFVHRDKLLISLGGIGVLLIAGYFFFVDATAEWRGYQEEFRETVATTLGPDRAAAVPEGLQQIHVPALNRTDRCVTCHLGAGWRGLEKLPQPFRTHPQEVLASHPIEKFGCTVCHGGQGYAVTMEEAHGLIEHWEEPVMGQELGDFYVLSNKKAMMQLNCNACHRYDRETRGAEVINAAKRLVAAKGCRACHVINGRGGTVGPDLTTVGDKSPEQYNYERIKGFASAFSWHVAHLKNPKELVPESVMPNFGLSSADAQALALLVMSWGKADIPVEYIPGHNFRDIPNAEEKAREDRMLNGPGAFFVTKSCFVCHSVSTLDVEAAAQIGPDLAQAVDDVQARFGRSLEDFLAKPTGTMEVVLATMITLTPEERREVIEKLKMANELLKKKMVTAAGASH from the coding sequence TTGCCTGATACGAAACACGGCTTCGTCCATCGCGACAAGCTCCTGATCAGTCTTGGCGGGATCGGCGTGTTGCTCATTGCAGGATACTTCTTCTTCGTCGACGCCACGGCGGAATGGCGCGGATACCAGGAGGAGTTCCGGGAGACTGTTGCCACAACCCTCGGGCCCGACCGTGCAGCAGCGGTACCGGAGGGGTTGCAGCAGATCCATGTCCCTGCCCTGAACCGTACCGACCGCTGCGTGACGTGCCATCTCGGCGCCGGGTGGCGCGGGCTGGAGAAGCTTCCGCAGCCGTTCCGGACGCATCCCCAGGAGGTCCTCGCCTCTCATCCGATCGAAAAGTTCGGCTGCACGGTCTGTCATGGCGGGCAGGGGTATGCCGTCACGATGGAGGAGGCACACGGACTCATCGAGCACTGGGAGGAGCCGGTGATGGGACAGGAACTCGGGGACTTCTATGTCTTGAGCAACAAGAAGGCCATGATGCAGCTCAACTGCAATGCCTGTCACCGGTACGATCGGGAGACGCGGGGTGCGGAAGTGATCAATGCGGCCAAGCGTCTCGTTGCAGCAAAGGGATGCCGGGCCTGCCACGTGATCAACGGCAGAGGTGGCACGGTCGGACCCGATCTGACGACGGTGGGTGACAAGTCGCCGGAACAGTACAACTACGAGCGCATCAAAGGGTTTGCTTCGGCATTCAGCTGGCATGTGGCCCATCTGAAGAACCCCAAGGAACTCGTCCCTGAATCGGTCATGCCCAACTTCGGCCTGTCCAGCGCGGACGCGCAGGCGCTGGCGCTCCTGGTGATGAGCTGGGGCAAGGCCGATATCCCGGTGGAGTACATCCCCGGTCACAATTTCCGCGACATCCCGAATGCGGAGGAGAAAGCCCGCGAAGACCGGATGCTCAACGGGCCGGGAGCATTCTTCGTGACGAAGAGCTGCTTTGTCTGTCACTCCGTATCGACACTCGACGTTGAGGCGGCCGCGCAGATCGGGCCCGATCTGGCACAGGCCGTGGATGATGTGCAGGCGCGGTTCGGCCGGTCGCTCGAAGACTTCCTTGCGAAGCCCACCGGTACGATGGAAGTGGTCCTTGCAACCATGATCACGCTGACGCCCGAAGAGCGGCGTGAAGTGATCGAGAAGCTGAAGATGGCAAATGAACTGCTGAAGAAGAAAATGGTCACGGCAGCCGGTGCTTCGCACTGA